The nucleotide window GATAAACGGCGTCGTTCGTCGGACTGGTAGAAGGCCTGGTTGTTGGCCTGCCAGTTCGCCGCGTCGTCGTGGCTTAAGAACCAGACAAACTGATTGGTTGCCGCCACGGTCCAGCCGCCGTCGACGCGAAAGCCGAACTTTTGCCGCAGCGGCTTGATGTGATCGCGCCATTCGGTGGCGAACTCCTGCAAGGCGCCGCGATTGATCGTGTAGATATGCAGCTCAGTGGGCATGATTGGCTCGGATCAGCTAAACGGTAGTCGCTGGATATATAGAATTGGCGTTATCGTCAAGGGATTGTATTGCTAGGGCGTGTCGTTTTATAAACCGAATGCAGGAGGGGTTTGGTAATATGGCAACGCGTTGGTTATTTAAAAGTGAGCCATCGGTCTATTCCTATCAACAATTGGTCAAAGACAAGAAGACCGTGTGGGACGGGGTGGCCAATTTTCTGGCGCTCAAGCATGTCAAGGACATAAAAAAGGGCGAGCTGATTTTTATTTATCACACCGGCGACGAAAAAGCCGCAGTGGGCGTGGCGCGCGCGTTAAGCGGTGCCTATCCCGATCCTGAAAAAGACGACCCGCGGTTGTTGGTGGTCGACGTCGAGCCGGTGCGGGCGCTGGCCAAGCCGGTGACATTGGCGCAAGTCAAAGCCCATCCGAAGTTGAAGAACTTTGATCTGGTCAAGAACTCACGGCTGTCGATGATGAAAGTCACCGACGAGCAGTGGGAGATCATGGAAGAGATGGCCAAGAAATAAATTCAAAATTACAAATTCAAAAATATAAAAGTAGGAAAAAAGATGGCGGACGAACATAAGCACGGACACAAGGGCGAGCATGCACATGGGCATGACCATGGCCACGATCATGGACACTCCCAGTCCCATGGCGAGCATAAGCAGGATCACGAGCCTAAAGCGCATAGCCACGATCACGGCCATGAGCATGAGCATAGTCATGGCGAGCACTCGCATAGTCATGATGCGCATGGCCACGGCCATGGTCACGCGCATGGCCATTCGCACGATCACGGCCATGGACTCGATCATAAGTCGCGCTTTCACGATCCGGCGCACGCGCGAGACTTCGATAGCCGCGGCTTGTCCGACATGCGCACCGACTTGACCGAGAAACTCATCGAAGCGTTGACGCTCAAGGGCGGCGAAGCGATTCTCGATTTGGCCACCGGCACCGGCCGGGTGGCGCGGCCGCTGTCCAAGAAGCTCAAAGGCGGCCGCATTGTCGGCGTCGATGAAGCGATGGCGATGCTCGACGTCGGCCACCACCACAAAGATCCGATCGAGCATTATGAACAGTCCGCCGGCCAGGCGGACAAGCTGCCGTTCAAGACCGGCACCTTCGACCGTGCCTTTGTCTCGTTTAGCTTGCACCATTTCGGCAATCCCGCCGGCGTAGTAGCCGAAGTGCTGCGGGTGTTGAAGCCGAGCGGGCGTTTCGTGGTCGTCGATCCGATCATCGAAGAAGCCAAGGACGCGGTCGATAGCGCGTTGGAGGCCAAGATCAATCAGGTTTTCCGGCGCACCCATGGCGACGGTTTCAAATTTCACACCTCCAGCAGCATTCAACGCTTGCTCTCCAAGGCGGGCTACCGCGTGCCGCGGGTGAATGTGCTTTCCTATTCCTTCAATCAAGAAGGCATGGACGGCATCCCCACCGGGCGCCATTGGCTCGAGGCCGCGCTGGAATTAGAGAAGGAAGCGCCGGAGCTGGCCGAGCGCATGAAGAAAAACTATTTTACCTGGCATTCGCACGGCGATCATGCCCATGTGAAGGGCAGTTTTTCCTACGCCGTGATCACCGGAGTAAAGCCGGCGTAATTAGCCGTCTGGCGTTTAGCGTCTAGGGTTTCGCGTGCTTGGCCACAACGCTAGACCGCAGACGTCAAACGTAATCTGCCAACGGAGTAATTGTGAAGAAAGCCGACTTCCGAACCTTCTACAAAGATGCCCACGCGGTCGAGTGTCTAACTGAGCGGGAAAAAATGCTGATGGGGCTGGCCGTCGCAATCATGCGGTTGTGCGATCCCTGAGTGGAGCGCCGCCTTGCGGACGCAAGGAAAGCCGGCATGACGGAGGAAGAATTGGACGCCGCCGTCGATGTCATCGCCGCCGTCGATGCCGGGGTGTTGCAGTCGCTCAACCAGCGCATCAAGGCGCGCGCCAAGGTCTGACCATTTCTGGTATCGGTCCGGTGGAATTTTAAGGACGCGGTGGCGGCGCTGAACCTTCTGCCGGGCCCTGATGGCGCTTCGAGCTTGACAATACTTCGAACGATCAGTTAGTGCTAACAAATTGAAATTGAACGGCAAAATTCGGGAGGAGTTACTATGAAACCGCAGGAATGGCGCCAAGCGCTGGGCGAATGCGTGCGCGATTTGTTTCGCTCGCCGGAGATGGAGCATTTCTATTCGATACCCATGAACATCAAACGGGCGCAGATTTACCTGTTGCAGCTGAGTCTCTACGTCCGGCAGCGGCGCAATTTTTGGCCGCAGGTCGCCGCCAATTGCAACGAGTTCGACGTGAAACAACGGATTATGGAACATGAGCATGAAGAGTTAGTCGAGGACGAGCATTCCAAACACGGTCATCTCGATTTGATTTTTCGCCAGGGCAAGGAGCTTGGATTGAGCGTCGACGACGTGCTCAACGCCGAGCCGCTGCCAACCACCAAGGCGGCGATTTACGGTTGGTTCTGGATTGCGCGCAATCGCCCCTGGCAGGAAGCCATTGCGGCGTCGACCATCGCCGAGTGGACCAACGATGATCGCTTGCTTGGCGATTTGGGCGGCGCCAATTGTAGCCGGCTCTACAAGATCTGGTCGCGCGATCTGAAATTCACCGACAAGCAAATGCCCAACTTTACCGCGCACAGCAAAGCCGATGTGAAGCACTCCGATATGTTCATCGACGTGTTGGAAAGATATGTCGAGCCGGGGCGGGAAAAAGACGTGCTCCATACGGCGAAGGAATCGATGGATTTGCACCGCGCTTACTTTGGCGGCATGGCGCATGCGATGGAGAAAACTGCGTAAGTTAATCAATCGGGGTTGCAATGAAGCTTGAAGAGCTTGACAGCCAGCTTGAGAAGAATCAACTCTCGGGCTTTTGGCGCACGCGCGTGCCGGGGCACGCGTCCGAGGCGCCCTACCTATGGAAATGGGAGCCGCTGCTCGACGGTTTGCTCAAGGCGAGTGAGACCATCGGCATCGATCAAGCGGAGCGGCGCGCGATTCGCTTGGTGAGCCCGCATTTGCCGATCAAATCGACCTCGCACACGCTGCAAATTACGTTTTCCATCGTCAACCCCGGCGAAGTGGCCAAAGCGCACCGACACAACATGGCGGCGATTCGCTTCGTCGTCCAAGGCAAAGGCGCCTATACCGCGGTGGACGGCGAAAAGTTTTTCATGGAAGAGGGCGATCTGATCTTGACGCCCAATTGGACTTGGCACGACCATCACAACGAATCACAAGATCCGATCATCTGGCTCGATGGCCTCGACGGACCGCTGATTCAGTCGTTGAACGTGTTGTTTTTCGAGGATGCGGAAAAGCCCGAGCAGGAGATTACGCGCCAGACCGGCGAATCTTTGAGCCGCATGGGTTTTGCGCGCACGACTAAACCGAACGAATCGTTCAAGCGCGGCACGCCGTTTCGCTACTCATTCGTAGACACTTACAAGGCGCTGAAGGCGATGACCGAGGCCGATCGCGATCCCTACGACGGGATTTTGCTGCGCTACATCAATCCCGCGACCGGCGGCTATACCTACCCGACCATGTCGTGCGAAATTCAAATGCTCAACGCGAAGGATGTCACCAAGCTCCATCGCCACACGAGCACGGCGCTTTATCACGTCAACAAAGGTCAGGGCCGCACCAGGGTCGGCGAGGGCTATCTTGAATGGAAAAAGGGCGATTCCTTCGTGGTCCCCCTTTGGCAGTGGCACGCTCATGAAAACTTGGGCAGCGACGAGGCCATTCTTTTTTCGATGAACGATCGCCCGGTGATGGAAGCGCTGCAGCTCTATCGCGAAGAATCGGCCAGCTGAGAACTTTTCACCTCTCACACGGAGAGGTCAGAGTAAACCCCTATGGCTTCTCCCATTCACGTTCGGCTCGCGAGCCGCGCCTACGACGGTGTTTTGCCGATCCTGCGCGGCCAGATGAAAATTCCCGGGTTCGAATTTGACGTCACCGAAACCGAGGACGTGCCCGGCATGTTCGCCGGCATGTTCAAAGGACAGTACGATATTTCGGAGATGTCGCTCGGCGAATTGATTTATTATACCTCGCGCGGCAAGGCGGATTTTGTCGCGATCCCGGTCTTTCCCTCGCGCATGTTTCGCCACGGCTTTATCTTCACGCGCAAGGCTTCGAACATCAGAACCCCAAGCGATCTGAGCGGCAAGAAAATCGGCTTTCTTCGTTGGGTGCAAACCGCGGCGATCTGGATGCGCGGCATGTTGATCGACGAGTACGGTGTGTCGGCGAAAAATTCCGAATGGTATGTCGCTTCGATTCATCACTGGGACGATCACGATCCCGGCGCGACGGTCGAGCCGCGCGACGGTTCGGTGATCCGCATGATTGAAAACAGCGGCAAGAACACTTCCGAGCGCGCTTGCAAGGCTATTTTCGATGGCCAGGTCGATGCGCTGGGCGTGACCGAGTCGCAATTTGCCACACTGCTCGCCAACGACACCGTCAAGAAGTTGTTTGAGAACTCTCGTGAAGTCGAAGCCAGCTATTTTCGCAAGACCAAGATCTTGCCGATCATGCACGTGCTGGCGATGCAAAAATCGCTGGCGGAAAAACATCCGGAGCTGCCGGCGCAGCTGTTTCGTCTCTACGTCGAAGCCAAAAGCTGGGGCCAGCGCTGGCGGCGGGCGGTTCCCAGCCTGGCCGAGGCTTGGCCCAATCCGTACATCGAGGCGGAACAAGAAATTTTTCAGTGCGATCCCTGGGCGTACGGCTTGGAAGCCAATCGCCACGTGTTGAATCGCTTTTTCGCCTATTGCGATGCCCAGGGCGTGACCGCGAGAACCACGGCCCCTGAAGAAATCTTTCATGGCAGCACAGTCAAGCTCAGCGAATAGCAATAAGGAGTCCCCTATGGCGACGGCAGCGGCGACCCAGGCCCCATCCAGCTCAGTGTGCGATCTGCGCGATTGGCTCAAAGACGTCAAGCGCCTCGAACAGTTGGAGCAAATTTCCGGCGCGCATTGGAATCTCGAGATCGGCGCGCTCACGGAAATTATTCTTGAACGGCTGTCGACACCGCCAGCGGTGGTCTTTGACAACGTGCCGGGCTTCGATCCTGGCCGGCGCGTCCTGGTCAACATGCTGGAGACTCTGGAGCGCACGGCGCTGACGCTTAACTTGCCGCTCGATCTCAAAATCATTCCGCTGATCGACGCCCTGCGCGCCAAACTGCGCGCCATGCAGCCGGTCAAAGCCAACGTGGTCAAGACCGGGCCCATATTTGAAAATGTCGAGCGCGGCGATCAGATCGACCTAACCAAATTTCCCGTGCCGTTCTGGCACAAAGGCGACGGCGGCCGCTATCTCGGTACCGCTCACCTGGTGGTCACCCGCGATCCCGAAACCGATGTGGAAAACGTCGGCTGCTATCGCGTGATGCTGCAGGATAAGGACAAAGTCGGTTTGTACATATCGCCGGGCAAGCACGGCAAGATGCATTACGAAAAGGCCATGAAGGCGGGCAAGACTTTCCCAGTGGCGATGGCTTTCGGCCAGCATCCACTGCTTTATGTTGCGTCATCGCAGGCCGTGCCGTTTGGCGTCAACGAGTACGACTGGGCCGGCGGCTTGATTGGCCAACCCATTGACGTGATCGAAGGGCCTATCACCGGGCTGCATTTTCCTGCCAACTCGGAGATTGTCATCGAGGGCGAGATCGTGCCGGGGGAAACGATGCAAGAAGGGCCCTTCGGTGAGTGGCCGGGCTATTACGCCAGCGCCAACCGGCCTGAGCCGTTTGTGCGCGTCAAGGCGCTCTACTATCGCAACGAGCCGATCATCTGCGGCGCTGCGCCGTTTAAGCCGACGATACACGGCATGTACCGCTCCTGCTTGCGCGCGGCGACGGTTTGGAACGGCATGGAGCAAGCCGGCGTGCCCGACATCAAAGGCGTTTATCTGCCGCCGCCGGCGCAACGCTTCATGATCGTGGTGGCGATCAAGCAGCGCTACCCCGGGCACGCCAAACAGGCGGCGTTGGTGGCGTGCCAGTGTCATGCCGGGGCCTATCTCGGTCGCTATGTGGTTGTCGTCGACGACGATATCGACATCACCGATACCAACGAGGTCCTGTGGGCGATCTGCACCCGGACGGATCCGGCCCTTCACATGGACCTGCTGCGTCGCACCTGGAGCGGCCCGCTCGACCCCATTATCCCTCCAGGCCAAAAGGGCCTTAACTCGCGCATGATCATCGAAGCCGTGCGGCCTTGGGAATGGCGCGATAAGTTCCCGGCCACCAGCGCGATCACCGATGAGACCCGCCGGGAGTATTCGACCAAATGGGCCAAGCAGCTTGCGAATGTCCAGGCGCGCCAGGCCCAGGCTCGTTTCCGCCAAGACTAGACGCGG belongs to Deltaproteobacteria bacterium and includes:
- a CDS encoding EVE domain-containing protein, which gives rise to MATRWLFKSEPSVYSYQQLVKDKKTVWDGVANFLALKHVKDIKKGELIFIYHTGDEKAAVGVARALSGAYPDPEKDDPRLLVVDVEPVRALAKPVTLAQVKAHPKLKNFDLVKNSRLSMMKVTDEQWEIMEEMAKK
- a CDS encoding methyltransferase domain-containing protein, with translation MADEHKHGHKGEHAHGHDHGHDHGHSQSHGEHKQDHEPKAHSHDHGHEHEHSHGEHSHSHDAHGHGHGHAHGHSHDHGHGLDHKSRFHDPAHARDFDSRGLSDMRTDLTEKLIEALTLKGGEAILDLATGTGRVARPLSKKLKGGRIVGVDEAMAMLDVGHHHKDPIEHYEQSAGQADKLPFKTGTFDRAFVSFSLHHFGNPAGVVAEVLRVLKPSGRFVVVDPIIEEAKDAVDSALEAKINQVFRRTHGDGFKFHTSSSIQRLLSKAGYRVPRVNVLSYSFNQEGMDGIPTGRHWLEAALELEKEAPELAERMKKNYFTWHSHGDHAHVKGSFSYAVITGVKPA
- a CDS encoding cupin domain-containing protein; this translates as MKLEELDSQLEKNQLSGFWRTRVPGHASEAPYLWKWEPLLDGLLKASETIGIDQAERRAIRLVSPHLPIKSTSHTLQITFSIVNPGEVAKAHRHNMAAIRFVVQGKGAYTAVDGEKFFMEEGDLILTPNWTWHDHHNESQDPIIWLDGLDGPLIQSLNVLFFEDAEKPEQEITRQTGESLSRMGFARTTKPNESFKRGTPFRYSFVDTYKALKAMTEADRDPYDGILLRYINPATGGYTYPTMSCEIQMLNAKDVTKLHRHTSTALYHVNKGQGRTRVGEGYLEWKKGDSFVVPLWQWHAHENLGSDEAILFSMNDRPVMEALQLYREESAS
- a CDS encoding ABC transporter substrate-binding protein; translation: MASPIHVRLASRAYDGVLPILRGQMKIPGFEFDVTETEDVPGMFAGMFKGQYDISEMSLGELIYYTSRGKADFVAIPVFPSRMFRHGFIFTRKASNIRTPSDLSGKKIGFLRWVQTAAIWMRGMLIDEYGVSAKNSEWYVASIHHWDDHDPGATVEPRDGSVIRMIENSGKNTSERACKAIFDGQVDALGVTESQFATLLANDTVKKLFENSREVEASYFRKTKILPIMHVLAMQKSLAEKHPELPAQLFRLYVEAKSWGQRWRRAVPSLAEAWPNPYIEAEQEIFQCDPWAYGLEANRHVLNRFFAYCDAQGVTARTTAPEEIFHGSTVKLSE
- a CDS encoding UbiD family decarboxylase, yielding MAAQSSSANSNKESPMATAAATQAPSSSVCDLRDWLKDVKRLEQLEQISGAHWNLEIGALTEIILERLSTPPAVVFDNVPGFDPGRRVLVNMLETLERTALTLNLPLDLKIIPLIDALRAKLRAMQPVKANVVKTGPIFENVERGDQIDLTKFPVPFWHKGDGGRYLGTAHLVVTRDPETDVENVGCYRVMLQDKDKVGLYISPGKHGKMHYEKAMKAGKTFPVAMAFGQHPLLYVASSQAVPFGVNEYDWAGGLIGQPIDVIEGPITGLHFPANSEIVIEGEIVPGETMQEGPFGEWPGYYASANRPEPFVRVKALYYRNEPIICGAAPFKPTIHGMYRSCLRAATVWNGMEQAGVPDIKGVYLPPPAQRFMIVVAIKQRYPGHAKQAALVACQCHAGAYLGRYVVVVDDDIDITDTNEVLWAICTRTDPALHMDLLRRTWSGPLDPIIPPGQKGLNSRMIIEAVRPWEWRDKFPATSAITDETRREYSTKWAKQLANVQARQAQARFRQD